The Polynucleobacter sp. TSB-Sco08W16 genome includes a region encoding these proteins:
- a CDS encoding ATP-binding cassette domain-containing protein, producing the protein MKLKSSIPLLIAIAGLFILPLVIHNPYYIHLAETILIYTILLFGLDIVVGYVGQVSLGHAALFGIGSYTAGILFFHFGLPIWVTIPASIIVTAIFGGILALPALKVIGPYLAMVTLAFGTIAQILINEMTWLTEGPLGIKLTRPELMGIPMTKAEYFWLVSAFCILALIVIDRFVKSQMGRAFEALRDSPIACDCMGVSVYRFKVIAFVISAGFAGLAGCLYAYSEQYISPNTYNNELAVLFLLGIIMGGRKSRLGAVIGAAIIVLLPKLLDDINLFRIVASIIAVVVVIGAAMALSKKVTTPRRVAIPIAGVVGLAAFSFWLNSISDWRLSIFGFMILLVVYYLQNGIVGFAKSFYQSIAGKAKTVRGGDAEAVDDSISFISAVGNQNAGAELLKVDSVLMQFGGLKALNKVDLSIKRGTIHGLIGPNGSGKSTMMNVLTGIYVPTAGNVLYAGESVVGKTSSDIALSGIARTFQNVQLFGEMTAIQNILVGLHHTFKSNMVEIALHLPRYKREEAEAHARAMALLKFVGLDDLANEEARNLPYGKQRLLEIARALALDPELLLLDEPAAGLTAPDIQELLRIIRKIRDNGITFILIEHHMDVVMSVCDTVSVLDFGQKIAEGKPAEVQADEKVIHAYLGA; encoded by the coding sequence ATGAAATTGAAGTCTTCCATTCCTCTATTGATTGCGATAGCTGGTTTATTTATTCTGCCGCTAGTAATTCACAATCCTTATTACATTCATTTAGCAGAAACAATTCTGATTTACACCATTCTTTTGTTTGGTTTAGATATTGTGGTCGGCTATGTAGGCCAAGTATCTTTAGGTCACGCCGCATTGTTTGGTATTGGCTCATATACCGCTGGCATCTTGTTCTTCCATTTCGGCTTGCCTATCTGGGTAACAATCCCAGCCTCGATCATCGTGACTGCGATCTTTGGCGGCATCTTGGCATTACCGGCATTGAAGGTCATCGGACCTTATTTGGCGATGGTGACCCTAGCCTTCGGAACGATTGCTCAGATTCTTATTAATGAGATGACTTGGTTGACTGAAGGCCCATTAGGCATCAAATTAACTCGTCCAGAGTTGATGGGTATCCCAATGACTAAGGCTGAGTACTTCTGGTTAGTGTCTGCATTCTGTATTCTGGCGCTGATCGTGATTGACCGTTTTGTGAAATCACAAATGGGTCGTGCTTTTGAAGCTTTGCGTGATAGCCCGATCGCTTGTGACTGTATGGGTGTTTCTGTATACCGCTTTAAAGTGATTGCTTTCGTCATTAGCGCGGGCTTCGCTGGCTTGGCTGGTTGCTTGTATGCCTACTCTGAGCAATACATCTCACCCAACACCTACAACAATGAACTGGCCGTTCTCTTCTTGCTCGGCATCATTATGGGTGGACGTAAGTCACGCTTAGGTGCAGTGATTGGTGCAGCGATTATTGTTCTATTGCCAAAATTGCTCGATGACATCAATCTATTCCGCATTGTTGCGTCGATTATTGCGGTCGTGGTGGTAATTGGTGCTGCAATGGCGCTCTCTAAGAAAGTCACGACTCCAAGACGTGTAGCGATTCCCATCGCTGGCGTAGTCGGTTTAGCTGCATTCTCATTCTGGCTCAATAGTATTTCTGACTGGCGCTTGAGTATTTTCGGCTTCATGATTTTGTTGGTGGTGTACTACTTACAAAACGGTATTGTTGGTTTTGCAAAGAGCTTCTATCAATCTATTGCTGGTAAGGCAAAAACTGTTCGTGGCGGTGATGCTGAAGCGGTGGATGACTCCATTAGCTTCATCAGCGCTGTTGGTAATCAAAATGCTGGTGCAGAACTCTTAAAGGTGGATTCTGTATTAATGCAGTTTGGTGGTTTGAAGGCGTTGAACAAAGTGGATCTCAGTATTAAGCGCGGCACCATTCATGGCTTGATTGGACCAAACGGTTCCGGTAAGAGCACGATGATGAACGTATTGACTGGTATTTATGTTCCGACAGCGGGTAACGTTTTGTATGCTGGTGAGAGCGTTGTTGGCAAAACTTCCTCTGACATCGCCTTGTCTGGTATCGCACGTACCTTCCAGAACGTTCAGCTCTTTGGTGAAATGACTGCCATCCAAAATATTTTGGTAGGTTTGCATCACACCTTCAAATCCAATATGGTTGAAATTGCTCTGCACCTCCCACGTTACAAGCGTGAAGAAGCTGAAGCGCATGCTCGCGCTATGGCTCTTCTCAAGTTTGTTGGCTTGGATGATTTAGCAAACGAAGAGGCGCGCAACTTGCCTTATGGTAAGCAGCGTTTGCTTGAGATTGCTCGTGCATTAGCCCTTGACCCAGAATTACTCCTCTTGGATGAGCCAGCTGCTGGTTTGACCGCTCCCGATATTCAGGAACTCTTGCGCATCATTCGTAAGATTCGTGATAACGGCATTACTTTCATCCTGATTGAGCATCATATGGACGTAGTGATGTCAGTTTGCGATACCGTTTCTGTGTTGGACTTCGGTCAGAAGATTGCGGAAGGTAAGCCAGCTGAAGTTCAGGCAGACGAGAAGGTGATTCATGCCTACTTGGGCGCTTAA
- a CDS encoding ABC transporter ATP-binding protein codes for MLSIKNLEAGYGKVKVLHGINIDVPKGQVITLIGSNGAGKTTTMRAITGMIKPTAGEVTLGGEKIDGYDSHKIARLGLAHSPEGRRVFTTMSVTDNLLLGAFPRFTGSRPKGDIKHDLDKALEMFPRLKERRNQLAGTLSGGEQQMLAMARAVMLNPEIILLDEPSMGLAPILVEEVFKIISNLKSQGVTMLLVEQFAAAALNVADYGYVLENGKIATHGPASKLKDDPAVKAAYLGGAGGH; via the coding sequence ATGTTATCTATTAAGAATCTTGAAGCAGGCTACGGCAAAGTTAAAGTCCTCCATGGCATCAATATTGATGTGCCCAAGGGTCAAGTAATTACTTTGATTGGCTCTAACGGTGCCGGCAAAACCACCACAATGCGTGCCATTACCGGCATGATTAAGCCAACTGCAGGTGAAGTTACTTTAGGTGGTGAAAAAATTGATGGTTATGACTCCCATAAAATTGCTCGCCTAGGTTTGGCTCATAGTCCTGAAGGCCGTCGTGTCTTTACCACCATGTCAGTCACTGACAATTTATTGCTGGGCGCATTTCCACGCTTTACTGGTAGCCGCCCAAAGGGTGATATCAAACATGATTTAGATAAGGCCCTGGAGATGTTTCCGCGCCTCAAAGAGCGTCGCAATCAGTTGGCTGGTACTTTGTCTGGTGGTGAACAGCAAATGTTGGCTATGGCTCGTGCCGTAATGCTCAACCCAGAGATCATTCTGTTGGATGAGCCTTCTATGGGTCTTGCGCCAATTTTGGTGGAAGAGGTTTTTAAGATTATCTCTAATCTCAAATCACAAGGTGTAACGATGCTATTGGTCGAGCAGTTTGCTGCTGCAGCTCTGAACGTGGCTGACTACGGCTATGTATTAGAGAATGGCAAGATTGCTACGCATGGTCCAGCAAGTAAGCTCAAGGATGACCCGGCAGTTAAGGCGGCATACTTGGGTGGAGCAGGTGGCCACTAA
- a CDS encoding sulfite exporter TauE/SafE family protein — protein sequence MDNSIISPLLGVLVGLLMGLTGAGGGILSVPLLVFALHMNMVDASPIALCAIALAASVGALLGLKNNLLRYKAAIFMASFGVILAPLGFWLANRIPNGPLLLIFSAALFYSALSQYVKARQSILGIPDSLRQAPPCLIDPAIGKFNWNVPCAKALLLTGGLAGFLSGLLGVGGGFIIIPALKRYTNLPAQSIIVTSLGVQALVSSGSVAYSAASGNVNFLIAAPFSLGALAGLLIGMVISKKLSGPRLQQVFAVMVFAVAISLTIKGLHIF from the coding sequence ATGGATAACTCAATCATCAGCCCATTGCTGGGCGTATTAGTGGGCCTCTTGATGGGTCTTACTGGCGCTGGAGGTGGAATTCTGTCCGTACCGCTCCTGGTATTTGCCCTGCACATGAATATGGTGGATGCCAGCCCTATTGCTCTTTGTGCAATTGCACTTGCAGCAAGTGTGGGCGCCCTTCTAGGACTAAAAAACAATCTCTTGCGCTATAAAGCAGCCATCTTCATGGCTAGCTTTGGGGTGATATTAGCCCCTCTGGGTTTTTGGCTTGCTAATCGCATTCCTAATGGTCCATTGCTATTAATTTTTAGTGCCGCTCTTTTTTATTCTGCATTGAGTCAATATGTAAAAGCACGTCAATCTATTCTCGGAATTCCAGATTCTTTGCGGCAAGCACCACCTTGTTTAATAGATCCAGCTATTGGTAAATTTAATTGGAATGTCCCCTGCGCAAAAGCACTTCTTCTGACGGGTGGCCTGGCCGGATTTTTGTCTGGACTGCTTGGAGTCGGCGGTGGCTTCATCATCATTCCTGCTCTAAAACGCTATACCAATTTACCTGCACAATCCATTATCGTCACCTCATTAGGGGTGCAAGCCTTGGTATCTAGCGGAAGCGTCGCTTATTCTGCAGCATCCGGTAATGTGAATTTTCTGATTGCCGCCCCGTTCTCTCTGGGGGCACTAGCAGGACTACTGATAGGGATGGTGATTAGTAAAAAACTGAGTGGGCCTCGTTTGCAGCAAGTATTTGCAGTGATGGTTTTTGCTGTTGCAATCAGCCTCACTATTAAAGGCCTTCATATCTTTTGA
- a CDS encoding FAD:protein FMN transferase, whose protein sequence is MMMRCKPLLGTFVEIVVDQEDCQTAIDRAFCVIQKIQELMGFHNPNSELNRINHFAHQKAVDIHPWTAQVLCIAKKIYRHSGGLFNCGIGHRLVAAGLLPRHITFSNHDLGGIEDISFLAPELIISRRPVCLDLGGIAKGFAVDMAVKILISEGVFSGSVNAGGDLRVFGESSWPIHIRNPRQPSELLEIGTLQNAALATSGLYFAKRDEQHSHLINPLSQEESTIQSRDSYSVLAKECIYADALTKVLALSQNQYHPCFKKFSAQAIRITT, encoded by the coding sequence ATGATGATGCGTTGTAAACCACTATTGGGTACTTTTGTTGAAATCGTGGTCGACCAGGAGGATTGTCAAACAGCAATTGATCGTGCGTTTTGTGTCATTCAAAAGATTCAAGAGCTAATGGGTTTTCATAACCCCAATAGCGAACTGAATCGCATCAATCATTTTGCCCACCAAAAAGCAGTAGATATTCATCCTTGGACAGCACAAGTCTTGTGCATTGCCAAAAAGATATATCGCCATTCTGGCGGCTTGTTTAATTGTGGAATTGGTCACCGACTAGTAGCCGCTGGTTTACTGCCTCGCCACATCACCTTTAGCAACCATGATCTTGGTGGCATCGAAGATATCAGCTTTCTCGCGCCAGAGCTCATTATCTCTAGGCGTCCAGTATGTTTAGATCTTGGTGGTATCGCAAAAGGGTTTGCAGTAGATATGGCAGTCAAGATACTCATCTCTGAAGGCGTCTTTTCTGGTTCAGTCAATGCCGGAGGAGATCTGCGAGTGTTTGGTGAATCTTCTTGGCCTATTCATATCCGCAATCCAAGACAGCCCTCGGAGTTACTCGAAATTGGCACCCTGCAAAATGCAGCACTAGCTACCAGTGGTTTATATTTTGCAAAACGAGATGAACAACATAGTCACCTCATTAATCCGCTATCTCAAGAAGAATCAACTATTCAATCAAGAGACTCCTATTCAGTATTGGCAAAAGAATGTATCTATGCAGATGCCCTAACAAAAGTCCTGGCCCTATCTCAAAATCAATATCATCCCTGCTTTAAGAAATTCTCAGCTCAGGCCATCAGGATTACCACATGA
- a CDS encoding FMN-binding protein: MNWKPSPCALAGLALLTAPIIVQAKIYISSEQAQQILFPNALLSKSPLIITDDLQERMRTASSIRHPFRGDRIWQSSNGGWFVIDEVVGKHEMITYAVALNAKGSITGVEILEYVESYGYEVAEAQWRKQFVGKTSVDPIKLNQDIQNIGGATMSCKHLTDGVKRVTVLYELALKNLPVKTK, translated from the coding sequence ATGAACTGGAAACCATCTCCCTGTGCCTTAGCTGGGTTAGCGCTATTGACGGCCCCCATCATTGTTCAAGCAAAGATTTATATCTCCAGCGAGCAAGCCCAGCAAATTCTGTTCCCAAATGCATTATTGAGTAAATCTCCCCTCATCATTACCGATGACTTACAAGAAAGAATGCGAACGGCATCCAGTATTCGCCACCCCTTTCGGGGAGATCGCATTTGGCAATCATCTAATGGCGGCTGGTTCGTGATCGACGAGGTCGTAGGCAAGCATGAAATGATTACTTATGCTGTCGCTCTCAATGCCAAAGGAAGCATTACTGGCGTTGAGATATTGGAATACGTTGAGTCCTATGGCTATGAGGTGGCAGAGGCTCAGTGGCGCAAGCAATTTGTAGGTAAAACTTCAGTAGACCCCATCAAGCTCAATCAAGATATTCAGAATATTGGTGGGGCGACCATGTCATGCAAACATTTGACTGATGGCGTTAAGCGCGTAACCGTGCTTTATGAGCTGGCTCTCAAGAATCTTCCAGTAAAAACCAAATGA